A DNA window from Dunckerocampus dactyliophorus isolate RoL2022-P2 chromosome 17, RoL_Ddac_1.1, whole genome shotgun sequence contains the following coding sequences:
- the cfap53 gene encoding cilia- and flagella-associated protein 53: MLTPQQAMLHRQKQDALRDRAHKFAMERQTFDMKNSWLQRSDKHYVQRTIERNVRDTMMQHYMAVQERQRRLRTLLEADEEQLVQEARTEHETPLEKQAHMRIRAQTLRDAREVQRQQLVADKLDQQFREQCQELREAQSKRRQLQVCEERAAQLHSQQDYAQLQKQEEDMFQQLWEADARAKEDRERQRVEHQHQSNVAQMDGLRQQMAAVEERRRQMKLQRDEDAQQQAQRQQLQQQLAERERRLSLDAAQARRRMLDDSLRLKKERLAKEEQDELQLDMSILQQTLQDESQHQQDTADKKAELRDEQLRFRQYLAEQLKKRKEDEEEMEQLMEDKLKETWDRRDKQNFLQQEARNRLMEEVMESRRLQTAHKQHVNMQKRLEAAKERDELNAAFHEMKRADEEQKKRQRQAYVVYQADLRAQIEQRQQLRREQEAEDAKQKQQVLTLEQQQQQKKEQVLTRPTDGASHPFRRYKSPASQDL, from the exons ATGCTGACCCCCCAGCAGGCCATGCTGCACAGGCAGAAACAGGACGCGCTCCGAGACCGGGCTCACAAGTTTGCCATGGAACGTCAGACCTTCGACATGAAGAACTCGTGGCTGCAGAGATCAGACAAACACTACGTGCAAAGAACCATTGAGAGGAACGTCAGAGACACGATGATGCAGCACTACATGGCCGTCCAGGAGCGGCAGCGCAG GCTCAGAACTCTGCTGGAGGCCGATGAGGAGCAGCTGGTGCAGGAGGCACGCACGGAACACGAGACGCCGCTGGAGAAGCAGGCCCACATGCGGATACGGGCCCAAACGCTGCGTGATGCGCGAGAGGTGCAGCGACAGCAGCTGGTGGCCGACAAGCTGGATCAGCAGTTCAG GGAGCAGTGCCAGGAGCTGCGCGAGGCCCAGAGCAAGCGCAGGCAGCTGCAGGTGTGCGAGGAACGTGCTGCGCAGCTGCACAGCCAGCAGGACTATGCCCAGCTGCAGAAGCAGGAGGAGGACATGTTCCAGCAGCTGTGGGAAGCCGACGCCCGAGCGAAGGAAGACAGGGAGCGGCAGAGAGTCGAGCACCAGCACCAGAGCAATGTGGCGCAGATGGACGGCCTGCGGCAGCAGATGGCAGCAGTGGAGGAGAGGCGGCGACAGATGAAGCTGCAGCGCGACGAAGACGCTCAGCAGCAG GCACAGCGACAGCAGCTGCAACAGCAGCTGGCTGAGCGAGAGCGGCGCCTCAGCCTGGACGCCGCACAGGCCAGACGGCGCATGCTGGACGACAGCTTGCGGCTGAAGAAGGAACGCCTGGCCAAGGAGGAGCAGGATGAGCTCCAGCTGGACATGAGCATCCTGCAGCAGACGCTTCAGGACGAGAGCCAGCACCAACAGGACACGGCCGACAAGAAG GCCGAGCTGCGGGACGAGCAGCTCAGGTTTCGTCAGTATTTGGCCGAGCAGCTGAAGAAGCgcaaggaggatgaggaggagatgGAGCAGCTGATGGAGGACAAGCTGAAGGAGACCTGGGACCGCCGGGACAAACAGAACTTCCTACAGCAAGAGGCCAGAAACCGACTGATGGAGGAGGTGATGGAGTCCCGCCGGCTGCAGACCGCACACAAAC aaCACGTGAACATGCAGAAACGTCTGGAAGCGGCCAAGGAGAGAGACGAGCTGAACGCCGCCTTCCACGAGATGAAAAGGGCGGATGAGGAGCAGAAAAAGAG GCAGAGGCAGGCGTACGTGGTGTACCAGGCGGACCTGCGGGCGCAGATAGAGCAGCGCCAGCAGCTGAGGAGGGAACAGGAGGCTGAGGACGCAAAGCAGAAGCAGCAG